A DNA window from Haloactinospora alba contains the following coding sequences:
- a CDS encoding AraC family transcriptional regulator, with protein sequence MDALSGLLAGPRARGAFMLRSILSPPWSVRVQDEAQLSIVALTLGTAWVIPEAGEPLRLRPGGVAIMRGPAPFTFADSPSTPVRVVVHPGPRRTARTGEYLRDVIDLGPRTWGNDTADDAAVMLIGKYQMTGEISRRLLRVLPSVLVLPRGPQGAAGLIELLAEEIAREEPGQQAVLDRLLDLLLVTTLRSWFAHSPAQAPTGYRALSDPVVGPALRDLHSDPARPWTVATLASRVGISRAALARRFTDLVGQPPMAYLTDWRLDLAADLLDEPEVTIDSAARQVGYSSASALSTAFKRDRGISPRQFRARSDSKK encoded by the coding sequence GTGGATGCGTTGTCCGGTCTCCTCGCTGGCCCGCGGGCCAGGGGTGCCTTCATGTTGCGCTCGATCCTGAGCCCGCCGTGGTCGGTGCGGGTCCAGGACGAAGCCCAACTGAGCATCGTGGCGCTGACCCTGGGCACAGCCTGGGTGATTCCCGAAGCAGGAGAACCGCTGCGCCTGCGGCCCGGAGGCGTGGCGATCATGCGCGGTCCGGCCCCGTTCACCTTTGCCGACTCGCCCTCGACGCCGGTCCGGGTGGTCGTTCATCCCGGCCCCCGCCGCACAGCGAGGACCGGCGAATACCTGCGGGATGTCATCGACCTGGGCCCGCGCACCTGGGGCAACGACACCGCAGACGATGCCGCGGTGATGCTGATCGGCAAATACCAGATGACCGGCGAGATCAGCCGCAGGCTCCTTCGCGTCCTCCCGTCCGTGTTGGTCCTCCCCCGTGGGCCGCAGGGTGCCGCTGGGCTCATCGAGCTGCTCGCCGAGGAAATCGCCCGTGAGGAGCCGGGTCAGCAGGCCGTCCTGGACCGGCTACTGGACCTGCTGCTCGTGACCACCCTCCGGTCATGGTTCGCACACTCACCCGCTCAAGCGCCGACCGGGTACCGCGCCTTGTCCGATCCCGTGGTCGGCCCGGCGCTACGTGACCTCCACAGCGACCCCGCCCGTCCTTGGACCGTGGCCACGCTGGCTTCCCGTGTGGGGATCTCTCGGGCAGCACTGGCGCGCCGTTTCACCGACCTGGTCGGTCAGCCGCCCATGGCCTACCTCACGGATTGGCGCCTGGACCTGGCAGCCGACCTGCTCGATGAGCCAGAGGTCACGATTGACTCTGCGGCCCGACAGGTCGGCTACTCCAGCGCATCCGCGCTTAGCACCGCATTCAAACGGGACCGTGGGATCAGTCCCCGACAGTTCCGAGCGAGATCGGACTCGAAGAAGTGA
- a CDS encoding extracellular solute-binding protein has protein sequence MRRTCFGAVSATLLLLASGCGSGGEQQETADPQEVSGEITFWDTSDATNEAPVFEELVEEFNDTYPQVTVNYENVPFDDAQDNFKTAAQSGEGAPDVMRVDVAWVPEMASLGYLAPLDGTRALQESEDFLETPLSSTRHKGQTYAVPQVTDSLGLLYNKDLLEEAGVDSPPETMEELREAGLTVAEETDADGFYVNASDGFYLLPHYYAHGGDLLDTREKRITVNSDTGVAAVEEVLDLIDSGAAAEPALTDTYATMQTAFKEGEVAMIFNGPWAMEDIRAGSAFSEDLDNMGVAPVPAGPEGQGGPTGGHDYAVYAGSEQLDASYLFTRFMASEESQARIAAELGLLPTRSSVYERDSVAGNHTVSAFTPVVEDAQPGVWIPQSGTLFEPFETEIPAAVSGETTPEQALDAIADRYSSSLPEEWE, from the coding sequence ATGCGACGCACGTGTTTCGGAGCGGTGAGCGCCACTCTGCTCCTGCTCGCTTCCGGCTGTGGCAGCGGTGGAGAACAGCAGGAGACCGCTGACCCCCAGGAGGTCAGCGGCGAGATCACTTTTTGGGACACCTCGGATGCCACGAACGAGGCTCCGGTGTTCGAGGAACTCGTCGAGGAGTTCAACGACACCTACCCCCAGGTGACCGTGAACTACGAGAACGTACCTTTCGACGACGCCCAGGACAATTTCAAAACAGCAGCGCAATCAGGTGAGGGTGCGCCCGACGTCATGCGTGTGGATGTCGCGTGGGTACCGGAGATGGCCTCGTTGGGCTATCTGGCCCCGTTGGACGGGACACGTGCTCTCCAGGAGAGCGAGGACTTCCTGGAGACACCGCTGTCAAGCACACGACACAAGGGACAAACCTATGCTGTCCCGCAGGTCACGGACTCACTGGGGCTGTTGTACAACAAGGACCTGTTGGAGGAGGCCGGAGTCGACAGCCCTCCCGAAACCATGGAGGAGCTCCGTGAAGCCGGTCTGACGGTCGCCGAGGAGACCGACGCCGACGGTTTCTACGTCAACGCCTCGGATGGTTTCTACCTTCTCCCGCACTACTACGCGCACGGCGGGGATCTACTCGACACCCGGGAGAAACGGATCACCGTCAACAGCGACACGGGTGTGGCCGCCGTCGAGGAGGTGCTGGACCTCATCGACTCGGGCGCAGCCGCGGAGCCGGCGCTGACGGACACCTACGCCACCATGCAGACCGCCTTCAAGGAGGGTGAGGTCGCCATGATCTTCAACGGCCCCTGGGCTATGGAGGACATACGTGCGGGGTCAGCGTTTTCCGAGGACCTGGACAACATGGGGGTAGCGCCCGTTCCGGCGGGACCGGAAGGCCAGGGCGGGCCCACCGGTGGTCACGACTATGCCGTTTACGCCGGATCCGAACAGTTGGACGCCTCCTACCTGTTCACCCGGTTCATGGCCTCAGAGGAGAGCCAGGCCAGAATCGCTGCCGAACTTGGGCTGCTTCCCACGCGTTCTTCGGTGTACGAGCGTGACAGCGTCGCCGGTAATCACACCGTCTCCGCGTTCACCCCTGTCGTTGAGGACGCCCAACCCGGTGTGTGGATACCGCAGAGCGGCACGTTGTTCGAACCGTTCGAGACAGAGATCCCGGCCGCGGTATCCGGTGAGACCACCCCCGAGCAGGCCCTCGACGCCATTGCCGACAGATACTCCTCCTCCCTTCCGGAGGAATGGGAATAA
- a CDS encoding carbohydrate ABC transporter permease, whose protein sequence is MAAPVVIVMAVLIGYPLARGFYLSLTNATEANVARDIGMNDIPASYDFVGADNYLAILTGEVGDFWPRLAWTVVWTVVCVVAHYGLGMALAILLNRPIRGRTAYRVLMVLPWAVPPFVSAFIWRYLYNHEYGVINAALENVGLAPVAWLNDPTVAKLSVIVVNVWLGVPFMMLALLGGLQSIPREYYEAARVDGASSLQRFFHITLPGLRPVSAPVVLLGTIWTFNQFPVIYLVTGGGPGDSTELLVTYAFRMAFQGIRDYGGSAAYGILILALLMVMAFVYQRSLWRGGQAW, encoded by the coding sequence ATGGCGGCTCCCGTCGTCATCGTCATGGCGGTACTCATCGGATACCCGCTGGCACGAGGGTTTTACCTGTCCCTGACGAACGCCACCGAAGCCAACGTCGCTCGAGACATCGGTATGAACGACATACCGGCAAGCTATGACTTCGTCGGTGCGGACAACTACCTGGCCATCCTCACGGGAGAGGTGGGCGACTTCTGGCCTCGCCTGGCATGGACAGTTGTCTGGACCGTGGTGTGCGTCGTTGCGCACTACGGCCTGGGAATGGCTCTGGCGATTCTGCTCAACCGGCCGATTCGCGGGCGGACGGCGTACCGGGTTCTGATGGTCCTCCCCTGGGCCGTGCCCCCGTTCGTGAGCGCTTTCATATGGCGCTATCTCTACAACCATGAATACGGGGTCATCAACGCGGCGCTGGAAAACGTGGGGCTCGCTCCGGTCGCGTGGCTGAACGACCCGACGGTCGCGAAACTCTCGGTGATCGTCGTCAACGTGTGGCTCGGCGTACCGTTCATGATGCTCGCGCTTTTGGGAGGTCTGCAGTCGATCCCCCGGGAGTACTATGAGGCGGCCCGCGTGGACGGGGCCTCATCGCTGCAGCGGTTCTTCCACATCACTCTTCCCGGACTACGGCCGGTGAGCGCTCCAGTGGTGCTGTTGGGAACGATATGGACGTTCAACCAGTTTCCCGTTATCTACCTGGTCACCGGGGGTGGTCCGGGTGACAGCACCGAGCTTCTCGTCACCTACGCCTTCCGAATGGCGTTCCAGGGGATCAGGGACTATGGAGGATCGGCGGCGTACGGAATCCTGATACTCGCGCTCCTGATGGTGATGGCATTCGTTTACCAGCGTTCATTGTGGCGAGGAGGACAAGCATGGTGA
- a CDS encoding sugar ABC transporter permease, whose protein sequence is MKPRGAWQTAEVELFYSPNLENYTQVLTSSSFLLWFSNSVVVAGGTTLVAVFVAATTGYALSRFRFPGMRPLLWSLLITQMFPVAILIVPIYNVLAGMGLINNHAGLILTYLTIAIPFCAWMLRGYMDSIPVEIDEAGRMDGLSPWGTFFRLILPLSRPGVAVVAFYAFITAWGEVAYATAFMTSESNYTLAVGLGQFVGQQKAEWGMLSAASVLIAAPATVVFLLVQRHLVSGLTAGGTKS, encoded by the coding sequence TTGAAACCGCGGGGGGCGTGGCAGACCGCCGAGGTCGAGCTGTTCTACTCGCCGAACCTGGAAAACTACACTCAGGTTCTCACTTCCAGTTCTTTTCTGTTGTGGTTTTCCAACTCCGTCGTGGTGGCCGGCGGAACGACACTGGTCGCTGTGTTCGTCGCCGCGACGACCGGATACGCGCTGAGTCGTTTCAGGTTCCCCGGGATGCGGCCGCTTCTGTGGTCCCTTCTCATCACCCAGATGTTCCCGGTTGCCATACTGATCGTTCCGATATACAACGTTCTCGCCGGAATGGGGTTGATCAACAACCACGCGGGTCTCATCCTCACGTATCTCACCATAGCGATACCGTTCTGCGCGTGGATGTTGCGTGGCTACATGGACAGCATTCCCGTGGAGATTGATGAGGCAGGGCGCATGGACGGACTGAGCCCATGGGGAACATTCTTCAGACTGATCCTCCCGCTGTCCCGTCCGGGAGTCGCCGTCGTGGCGTTCTACGCCTTCATCACAGCGTGGGGAGAGGTCGCTTATGCGACAGCGTTCATGACATCCGAGAGTAACTACACCCTTGCGGTGGGGTTGGGGCAGTTCGTGGGGCAGCAGAAGGCCGAGTGGGGGATGCTGAGTGCCGCTTCGGTCCTCATCGCCGCCCCCGCGACTGTCGTGTTCCTCCTGGTGCAGCGTCACCTGGTGAGTGGGCTGACGGCAGGAGGGACGAAATCGTGA
- a CDS encoding SMI1/KNR4 family protein — MWRELIGELYPEGQLPAPADEAMIAEVERELGLPLPFELASLLGETDGVRNHYGDAVVWSAERLVEDNLAIRSEPDYLQLYAPFDEMIFFGDSDMGPQFAYVHTDYGPGIVVWDHETDRRQLVVASLRDYLIRCFTQGNAWFT; from the coding sequence GTGTGGCGTGAACTGATTGGTGAACTGTATCCGGAGGGGCAGCTGCCCGCCCCGGCGGATGAGGCGATGATCGCCGAGGTGGAACGGGAGCTGGGGCTCCCGCTGCCTTTCGAACTCGCCTCGCTGCTGGGGGAGACCGACGGAGTGCGCAACCACTATGGTGACGCCGTCGTATGGTCGGCTGAGCGGCTGGTTGAGGACAACCTCGCGATCAGGTCAGAACCCGACTATCTGCAGCTGTACGCTCCCTTCGACGAGATGATCTTCTTCGGTGACAGTGACATGGGGCCGCAATTTGCCTATGTGCACACGGATTACGGTCCGGGGATCGTGGTGTGGGACCACGAGACCGACCGGAGACAGTTGGTCGTCGCGTCGCTGCGGGATTACCTGATCCGGTGCTTCACCCAGGGGAACGCGTGGTTCACGTGA
- the def gene encoding peptide deformylase produces the protein MSEQTTTGGSGDAGVRVQGSPVDTYPDYAPEAERGRVLRVTVAGEDVLHQRGADVTREQFATSELSQLIDDMFRTMYVAEGVGLAASQVAVDMRVFVYDCPDDEGVRHVGHVVNPVLDERDPEQNPLVVDNEGCLSVPGPHAELPRAETAVVRGYDREGEPLVIEGTGYFARCLQHETDHTYGRLYVDRLTKRDRKKVLKQMEEMAPEVFAQREANAANMLQ, from the coding sequence ATGTCCGAGCAGACCACAACCGGCGGTAGCGGCGATGCGGGGGTCCGGGTCCAGGGTTCCCCTGTTGACACGTATCCGGACTACGCTCCTGAAGCCGAGCGGGGGCGTGTGCTGCGGGTCACGGTGGCTGGGGAGGACGTACTGCATCAGCGCGGTGCGGACGTGACGCGTGAGCAGTTCGCTACGTCGGAACTCTCCCAGCTCATCGACGACATGTTCCGCACGATGTATGTCGCCGAAGGTGTCGGTTTGGCGGCCAGCCAGGTTGCCGTGGACATGCGGGTGTTCGTCTATGACTGCCCGGACGACGAGGGAGTGCGCCACGTAGGGCACGTGGTCAACCCCGTGCTGGACGAGCGTGACCCCGAGCAAAACCCTCTCGTGGTGGACAACGAGGGGTGCCTGTCGGTTCCCGGTCCCCATGCTGAGCTCCCCCGTGCCGAGACGGCGGTCGTGCGCGGTTACGACAGGGAGGGGGAACCGCTGGTGATCGAGGGCACTGGTTACTTCGCTCGCTGCTTGCAGCACGAAACGGATCACACCTACGGCCGTCTCTATGTCGACCGGCTGACGAAACGGGACCGCAAGAAGGTGCTGAAGCAGATGGAGGAAATGGCCCCCGAGGTGTTCGCGCAACGGGAGGCAAACGCCGCCAACATGCTCCAGTAG
- a CDS encoding DUF3592 domain-containing protein, producing MAKLRATRKRLSPQASVLGVGLIVLLVGCVALFVGMTDYTDHTERVEATVEERDVDIERDSDGDRVGKDITVYVDYTVEQESYRDMQLYGLGTDDYHEGESLTVAYAPDEPEHVVTPRSTEPGAYDLAWYAGLVVVVVGVVITAVGGVMMRLRK from the coding sequence ATGGCGAAGCTGCGAGCAACCCGAAAGCGTCTCAGCCCCCAGGCCAGTGTGCTGGGGGTCGGACTGATCGTTCTTCTCGTGGGGTGCGTCGCCCTGTTCGTCGGTATGACCGACTACACCGACCACACCGAACGCGTCGAGGCGACCGTGGAAGAGCGTGATGTCGACATCGAGCGTGACTCCGACGGGGACCGGGTCGGGAAGGACATCACCGTGTACGTCGACTACACGGTGGAGCAGGAATCCTACCGGGACATGCAGCTGTACGGGTTGGGCACGGACGACTACCACGAGGGGGAGAGCCTCACCGTGGCCTACGCTCCGGACGAGCCCGAGCATGTCGTGACCCCCCGGAGCACGGAACCGGGGGCCTATGACCTCGCCTGGTACGCCGGCCTCGTCGTCGTGGTGGTGGGCGTTGTCATCACCGCGGTCGGCGGGGTCATGATGAGATTGCGCAAGTAG
- a CDS encoding alpha/beta fold hydrolase produces the protein MPTTNHHETSVTSADGTRLHVEVHGPDNAPTLVLSHGWTCAVPFWAPVTQALSSHLRVVLYDQRGHGRSDLPPRSGYSTTALADDLCAVLQATVPSGTKAVIGGHSMGGMTIMAAAQRTQLRERAAAVLLASTGSADLTERARVLPGSHRWPKIGGLGHRLVLGAPLPLGPVTPLSRAALRYMTMTPEASPTAVDVCARLVHSCPTTSRAAWGGVMSELNLDTGVQALDMPTIVLTGTADKLTPLPHAHRMAGMLPDCREVVEIPNVGHMTPMEVPNRVSSVLSELAATHLDATPPATDGKQKA, from the coding sequence ATGCCAACAACCAACCACCACGAAACGTCGGTCACGTCAGCCGACGGCACCCGCCTGCACGTCGAGGTGCACGGGCCCGACAACGCTCCCACCCTCGTACTCAGCCACGGCTGGACATGTGCCGTTCCCTTCTGGGCCCCCGTGACGCAGGCGCTCTCCTCCCACCTACGCGTCGTTCTCTACGACCAGCGCGGTCACGGACGCAGCGACCTGCCCCCACGCTCGGGATACAGCACCACCGCTCTGGCCGACGACCTCTGCGCCGTGCTGCAGGCCACGGTCCCCTCCGGAACGAAAGCCGTCATCGGCGGACACAGCATGGGTGGCATGACCATCATGGCAGCAGCACAGCGCACCCAGCTACGGGAACGAGCCGCCGCCGTCCTCCTGGCCAGCACCGGAAGCGCCGACCTTACCGAACGGGCCCGTGTTCTCCCCGGCTCCCACCGCTGGCCCAAAATCGGCGGTCTCGGCCACCGCCTTGTCCTGGGCGCCCCCCTACCGCTGGGCCCCGTCACCCCCCTGAGCCGCGCCGCTCTGCGCTACATGACCATGACCCCTGAGGCCAGCCCGACCGCGGTCGACGTCTGCGCACGGCTCGTACACTCCTGCCCGACAACCTCCCGGGCAGCGTGGGGCGGCGTCATGAGTGAACTCAACCTCGATACCGGGGTGCAGGCACTGGACATGCCCACCATCGTCCTGACGGGCACCGCGGACAAGCTCACCCCTCTCCCCCACGCCCACCGCATGGCCGGGATGCTGCCCGACTGCCGTGAGGTGGTGGAGATCCCCAACGTCGGGCACATGACTCCGATGGAGGTTCCCAACCGCGTCTCCTCCGTCCTCTCCGAACTCGCCGCCACCCACCTGGACGCAACACCCCCGGCAACGGACGGGAAACAGAAGGCGTGA
- a CDS encoding VOC family protein: MVNVLSSRIILRPTNLERSRSFYRDVLGLAIYREFGSGPQRGTVFFLGGGLLELSGHSEQRPEPAATQLWIQVPDAAAAQEELAERGATIVREPRQEPWGLIEMHLHDPDGLLLYVVEVPEDHPIRYRP, from the coding sequence ATGGTGAACGTTCTCAGCAGCAGAATCATCCTGCGCCCCACGAACCTCGAACGCAGCCGGTCCTTCTACCGTGATGTACTGGGGTTGGCCATCTACCGGGAGTTCGGCTCCGGTCCGCAGCGGGGCACCGTTTTCTTCCTCGGCGGCGGGCTGCTCGAACTGTCGGGGCACTCCGAGCAGCGTCCCGAACCCGCGGCCACCCAGCTGTGGATCCAGGTTCCCGACGCGGCAGCGGCCCAGGAGGAACTGGCGGAGCGTGGCGCCACGATCGTTCGCGAGCCGCGGCAGGAACCGTGGGGGTTGATAGAGATGCACCTGCATGATCCCGACGGTCTCCTGCTGTACGTCGTCGAGGTTCCCGAGGACCACCCCATCCGGTATCGGCCCTGA
- a CDS encoding VOC family protein, translating to MVRQTTRLGDRQVDLADWRWLLGALRARFETGSFGAGAEFVAAVGRLAGAADHSPDVDLRAGHVQFTVHSHEVGAVTEREIRLAERISALASDQGLVPRPEQLQVLELALDTPASDTVLSFWAAVLGGAEAGGDVVDPAGGLPPLWFQTTDSTAPDRQRFHLDVTLPPDVADRRIAAAVAAGGRVVDDGHAPAFVVLADPDGNHACICTELGRD from the coding sequence ATGGTGCGACAGACCACTCGCCTTGGGGACCGGCAGGTCGATCTGGCCGATTGGCGGTGGTTGCTGGGGGCGCTGCGTGCGCGGTTCGAGACCGGCTCGTTCGGAGCGGGGGCCGAGTTCGTCGCCGCCGTGGGCCGACTCGCCGGCGCGGCCGACCATAGTCCCGACGTCGATCTGCGTGCGGGGCACGTCCAGTTCACGGTGCACAGCCACGAGGTCGGAGCAGTGACCGAACGGGAGATCCGCTTGGCCGAGCGGATCAGCGCGCTCGCATCCGACCAGGGGCTGGTCCCGCGCCCTGAGCAGCTCCAGGTGCTGGAACTGGCCCTGGACACGCCTGCCTCGGACACGGTGCTGTCGTTCTGGGCAGCCGTCCTCGGCGGTGCCGAGGCGGGCGGCGATGTCGTCGACCCGGCCGGAGGACTCCCGCCGCTGTGGTTTCAGACCACCGACTCGACCGCACCCGACCGGCAGCGCTTCCACCTCGACGTCACGCTCCCTCCGGACGTCGCCGACCGGCGGATCGCCGCAGCGGTCGCCGCGGGGGGACGCGTCGTCGACGACGGCCATGCCCCCGCCTTCGTCGTGCTGGCCGACCCAGACGGCAACCACGCCTGTATCTGCACCGAGCTGGGGCGGGACTGA
- a CDS encoding zinc-binding dehydrogenase, which yields MRAVQVTRFGGPEVLVTTEQPDPVAGVGQVVVDVSATEVLFLDTQLRSGAFREHFAVQPPYVPGTGVAGTVSSVGRDVDPGWIGRRVVAGTAREGEYAGGGCAERAAAPISEVFEVPEGLDLSGALAGLHDGLMALSLAEKAALQPGERVLVNAAGGSLGVWLVPLARAAGARVIAAARGERKLRQARQLGADVAVDYSESGWTELVGEATDGSGVDVVFDGAGGQMGRSAFAATADGGRFFSYGAATGGVAVIDPGEAERRQVTVVGVEDEITPQDWARLAKQALSELAEGRIKPVIGQTLPLERAADAHAAIAARNVAGKTVLLA from the coding sequence ATGCGGGCGGTCCAGGTGACACGGTTCGGTGGCCCGGAGGTATTGGTGACAACCGAGCAACCGGACCCGGTGGCCGGGGTGGGGCAGGTGGTGGTGGACGTGTCCGCGACTGAGGTCCTGTTCCTCGACACACAGCTCCGCAGCGGGGCGTTTCGCGAACATTTCGCTGTGCAGCCTCCGTACGTTCCTGGTACCGGGGTGGCTGGCACGGTGAGTTCGGTCGGCAGGGACGTGGATCCCGGTTGGATCGGGCGGCGGGTCGTCGCCGGTACCGCCAGAGAGGGTGAGTACGCCGGCGGGGGATGCGCGGAGCGGGCCGCAGCACCAATCAGTGAGGTGTTCGAGGTGCCGGAGGGCCTTGACCTGTCGGGGGCCTTGGCGGGTCTGCACGACGGTCTGATGGCCTTGAGTCTGGCGGAGAAGGCCGCCCTTCAGCCGGGAGAGCGGGTACTGGTGAACGCAGCGGGTGGCAGTCTCGGGGTCTGGCTGGTTCCGCTGGCGCGCGCGGCCGGCGCCCGGGTCATCGCCGCTGCCCGCGGGGAGCGGAAGCTGCGGCAGGCTCGTCAGCTGGGTGCGGATGTGGCGGTCGACTACTCCGAATCTGGCTGGACCGAGCTGGTGGGTGAGGCAACCGACGGTTCGGGGGTGGATGTGGTGTTCGACGGTGCAGGTGGTCAGATGGGTCGGTCCGCCTTCGCCGCCACCGCCGACGGCGGACGGTTCTTTTCCTACGGTGCGGCAACCGGTGGTGTGGCCGTTATCGATCCGGGCGAGGCCGAGCGCCGTCAGGTCACCGTGGTGGGTGTCGAGGACGAGATAACCCCACAGGACTGGGCGCGGCTGGCTAAACAAGCGCTGTCCGAACTGGCGGAAGGACGGATAAAGCCGGTCATCGGGCAAACCCTGCCACTGGAACGTGCCGCCGACGCGCACGCCGCGATCGCCGCCCGCAACGTTGCCGGAAAGACGGTGCTCCTCGCCTGA
- the soxR gene encoding redox-sensitive transcriptional activator SoxR, translating to MVHAVWNAKELTVGQVAERSGVAVSALHFYERRGLIRSRRTAGNQRRFRRDTLRRIAFIRVSQRVGIPLERIRAALAELPEERTPTREDWARLSAGWREDLDARIEQLERLRDDLTDCIGCGCLSLESCVLSNPHDELAQEGPGPRRLMNECARPESETETCSDQ from the coding sequence GTGGTACATGCCGTCTGGAACGCCAAGGAACTCACCGTAGGCCAGGTAGCGGAACGTAGCGGCGTTGCGGTATCCGCGTTGCATTTCTACGAACGGCGCGGTCTCATCCGCAGCCGCCGCACAGCGGGCAACCAGCGCCGCTTCCGACGCGACACGCTGCGCCGCATCGCCTTCATCCGAGTATCGCAGCGCGTCGGGATCCCGCTGGAACGCATCCGCGCTGCGCTGGCCGAACTCCCCGAGGAGCGCACACCCACCCGAGAGGACTGGGCCCGCCTCTCCGCGGGATGGCGCGAGGACCTCGACGCTCGTATCGAGCAGCTGGAACGCCTCCGCGACGATCTCACCGACTGTATCGGCTGCGGCTGTCTCTCCTTGGAGTCGTGCGTGCTGTCCAACCCCCACGACGAACTCGCTCAGGAAGGGCCGGGCCCACGTCGCCTGATGAACGAGTGCGCCCGCCCGGAGTCGGAGACCGAGACCTGCAGCGACCAGTGA
- a CDS encoding class I SAM-dependent DNA methyltransferase — protein sequence MRSLGCWPVPEDRSERDGGEHRTEETLDQQRSRWDEITGGDHGARYAARFADLAESGADVHGEARFCAARLAPGSRVLDAGCGTGRVAAKLVDEGHTCVGVDSDASMLAEARRARPDIDWYEADLVNVTGLDVGAFDMVIAAGNVVPLLAEGTESTVITGLAELLRPGGVLVSGFGLDTQHLPLSFAPTTLDEYDTWCSRAGLVLRQRFATWDADPYEGGGYAVSVHTRP from the coding sequence GTGCGGTCTCTCGGCTGCTGGCCCGTACCGGAAGACCGGAGCGAACGCGACGGCGGCGAGCACCGCACGGAGGAGACGTTGGACCAGCAACGGAGCAGGTGGGACGAGATCACTGGTGGCGACCACGGGGCACGCTATGCCGCGCGTTTCGCCGACCTGGCGGAGTCGGGGGCGGACGTGCACGGGGAGGCGCGCTTCTGCGCCGCACGTCTCGCTCCCGGCTCCCGGGTTCTGGACGCGGGTTGTGGCACCGGCAGGGTCGCGGCCAAGCTTGTTGACGAGGGCCACACGTGTGTCGGTGTGGACTCTGACGCCTCCATGCTCGCTGAGGCGCGCCGGGCCCGCCCGGATATCGACTGGTATGAGGCTGACCTGGTCAACGTCACCGGTCTGGACGTGGGGGCGTTCGACATGGTGATTGCGGCCGGCAATGTGGTTCCTCTCCTGGCCGAGGGTACGGAGTCCACCGTGATCACCGGGCTCGCCGAACTGCTTCGGCCCGGGGGAGTACTGGTGTCCGGTTTCGGGTTGGACACGCAGCACTTGCCGCTTTCCTTCGCCCCGACCACGTTGGACGAGTACGACACGTGGTGCTCCCGGGCAGGGCTGGTGCTGCGGCAACGGTTCGCCACCTGGGACGCGGACCCCTACGAGGGAGGCGGGTACGCGGTGAGTGTGCACACCCGGCCGTAG
- a CDS encoding ArsR/SmtB family transcription factor — protein sequence MLTLATDIDALARFGRALADPIRCRILLALRENPAHPADLARTLDISRTRLSNHLACLRDCGLVVAVPVGRRVRYELADSRLGHAIDDLRTAVLAVQNDNTCPDASEDGCC from the coding sequence ATGCTGACGCTCGCCACAGACATTGACGCTCTGGCCCGGTTCGGTCGTGCGCTGGCGGACCCGATCCGCTGTCGTATTCTCCTGGCGCTGCGGGAGAACCCGGCACACCCGGCCGACCTGGCCCGGACATTGGATATAAGCCGCACGCGGTTGTCCAACCATCTCGCCTGCCTGCGGGACTGTGGGCTGGTGGTCGCCGTTCCGGTGGGGCGGCGGGTGCGTTACGAACTGGCTGACTCCCGGTTGGGCCACGCTATCGACGACTTGCGCACCGCCGTTCTCGCCGTGCAGAACGACAACACCTGCCCCGACGCCTCCGAGGACGGGTGCTGCTGA